A part of Ziziphus jujuba cultivar Dongzao chromosome 8, ASM3175591v1 genomic DNA contains:
- the LOC107414924 gene encoding uncharacterized protein LOC107414924, producing MLSWALFGNPISISFPALSSRPQTVRVWFKQRAFLRPTSASANQSVSFQNQTKSSVHHDSLRVLEWDKLCDCVASFARTTLGREATKAQLWSLNQTYEESLRLLCETNAAVEMHKHGGCSLDFSGINVLLVKSAIQHARRSLPMEGDEAMAVVCLLQFAETLQVSLKAAVKEDADWYRRFMPLTEVIMGFILNRSLVKLIKQVIDEDGSVKDSASPTLKRSRDQVRTLEKKIYQLMDSLIRNERNETSSMEVYNIDGRWCIRSSADRLTNFKGLLLPSNSGIGSIVEPFSAVPLNDELQQARASVAKAEADVLSMLTLKMQMDLDDIEMLLNSIIQLDVVNARATYSLSFGGTCPTIFLPAGDDFSTAGSNMSGNETMNTPLPNKKEWVLYLPKAYHPLLLHHHRQNLRKARKNLKNASAEIRSNIPVKKGEKDAELSSLKMKVSALEQAHPVPVDFFIAQKTRVLVITGPNTGGKTICLKTVGLTALMAKSGLHVLSSESAHIPWFDSVFADIGDEQSLSQSLSTFSGHLKQISNIQLESTSLSLVLLDEVGAGTNPLEGAALGMSILEYFAETGALLTIATTHHGELKTLKYSNDAFENACMEFDEVNLKPTYKILWGVPGRSNAINIADRLGLPGVVVEMARELYGAASAEIDEVIIDMERLKQEYRELLHDAQYHLMLSKDLYENLLVAKRKIEEHACNQRFRKTRVISETAAMARSTLHKKVRQLRASAALQPLQPTTADKKSKQKVATTNSHQTITDNRTESSMAYRNMPSTENINRSPSGKSGLPKVGDVVHISSLGKKGTVLKADPLKEEILVQAGMMKLKVRLIDVER from the exons ATGCTCTCTTGGGCATTGTTTGGCAAccccatctccatctccttccCTGCTCTTTCTTCTAGGCCTCAAACTGTTAGAGTTTGGTTCAAGCAACGAGCTTTCCTTCGACCCACATCGGCTTCGGCCAACCAATCTGTTTCTTTTCAAAACCAAACCAAGTCTTCGGTTCACCATGACAGTCTCAGAGTCTTGGAATGGGACAAGCTCTGCGACTGTGTTGCCTCTTTTGCCCGCACTACCTTGGGCCGTGAAGCCACTAAG GCCCAGCTATGGTCTTTAAATCAGACTTATGAGGAAAGTTTGAGACTTTTGTGTGAAACCAATGCAGCCGTTGAGATGCACAAGCATGGTGGTTGCTCCTTGGATTTCAGCGGAATCAATGTCCTTCTG GTGAAATCCGCAATCCAACATGCTCGGAGGAGTTTACCGATGGAAGGAGATGAGGCAATGGCTGTTGTATGTCTCCTGCAGTTTGCTGAAACTCTGCAGGTTAGCTTAAAAGCTGCAGTAAAGGAAGATGCAGACTGGTATAGACGTTTCATGCCTCTTACAGAAGTG ATAATGGGATTCATCTTAAATCGGTCATTGGTGAAGTTGATAAAGCAAGTTATAGATGAAGATGGTTCTGTTAAAGATTCTGCG AGTCCTACCCTGAAACGGTCACGCGATCAAGTTAGGACGCTTGAGAAGAAG ATATATCAATTAATGGACAGCCTAATTAGAAATGAAAGGAATGAAACATCCTCTATG GAAGTGTATAACATTGATGGCAGGTGGTGCATAAGATCAAGTGCTGATAGGCTAACAAACTTTAAGGGCCTATTGTTGCCCAG TAATTCAGGCATTGGAAGCATTGTCGAGCCGTTCTCTGCCGTCCCTTTGAATGATGAGTTGCAGCAAGCAAGGGCATCGGTGGCAAAGGCTGAGGCAGATGTGCTTTCCATGCTAACACTCAAG ATGCAAATGGATCTTGATGACATTGAAATGCTTTTGAACAGTATCATCCAACTAGATGTG GTCAATGCTCGTGCAACCTATAGTCTTTCTTTTGGTGGTACATGTCCCACTATATTTCTTCCAGCAGGGGATGACTTCTCAACTGCTGGTTCTAACATGTCAGGGAACGAAACTATGAACACACCACTCCCCAATAAGAAGGAATGGGTTCTGTATCTGCCAAAAGCTTATCATCCTCTATTACTTCATCATCATAGGCAAAATCTAAGGAAAGCCAGGAAGAATTTAAAGAATGCTTCTGCA GAAATCAGAAGCAATATTCCAgtgaaaaaaggagaaaaagatgCGGAACTTTCATCCTTGAAAATGAag GTTAGTGCACTTGAACAAGCTCATCCGGTTccagttgatttttttatagCTCAGAAAACTCGAGTTTTGGTTATAACTGGCCCTAATACTGGGGGTAAAACAATTTGCTTGAAGACTGTTGGATTAACTGCTCTGATGGCAAAATCAG GCCTCCATGTTTTATCTTCGGAATCTGCACATATCCCTTGGTTTGATTCTGTCTTTGCTGACATTGGTGATGAACAGTCCTTGTCCCAATCTTTATCCACCTTCTCTGGCCATTTGAAACAGATAAGT AATATCCAATTAGAGTCAACAAGTCTCTCCTTGGTGCTACTGGATGAG GTTGGTGCTGGAACGAATCCTCTAGAGGGAGCAGCTCTGGGAATGTCAATACTTGAATATTTTGCAGAAACTGGGGCACTGTTAACTATAGCTACCACACATCATGGGGAGCTTAAAACCCTGAAATACAG TAACGATGCATTTGAAAATGCATGTATGGAGTTTGATGAAGTTAACCTTAAGCCAACTTACAAGATTCTCTGGGGAGTACCAG GGCGTTCAAATGCAATAAACATAGCTGATAGATTAGGTCTGCCTGGTGTGGTGGTGGAAATGGCTCGTGAACTATATGGTGCAGCTAGTGCAGAGATAGATGAG GTCATAATTGATATGGAAAGATTAAAGCAGGAATATCGAGAGCTTTTACATGATGCACAATATCATCTCAT GCTCTCAAAGGATCTGTATGAAAATCTATTAGTTGCCAAAAGAAAGATCGAGGAACATGCTTGTAATCAAAGATTCAGGAAAACAAGAGTAATATCTGAGACTGCTGCAATGGCACGCTCTACACTTCACAAGAAAGTTCGACAGCTTCGAGCATCAGCAGCACTTCAACCTTTGCAACCCACTACAGCAGATAAAAAAAGCAAGCAAAAAGTGGCCACAACTAACTCCCATCAGACCATCACTGACAACAGAACTGAATCTTCTATGGCGTATAGGAATATGCCCTCCACTGAGAACATCAACCGATCACCCTCAG GAAAATCCGGGCTTCCAAAGGTTGGTGATGTGGTGCATATTTCTTCCCTTGGAAAGAAAGGAACAGTTCTAAAAGCCGATCcattaaaagaagaaattttggTTCAAGCTGGTATGATGAAGTTGAAAGTGAGACTCATTGATGTTGAGAGGTGA
- the LOC107414917 gene encoding uncharacterized protein LOC107414917 translates to MEVCGKSGVAGPAKVIFLSTILGRDGSIPVHKCDWKCENEHVCGNMYRCKLTGLTHICDKNCNQRILYDNHSSLCRASGQIFPLSAAEEQAVRGVRRKLDSENSPTDSCGFKRRRDAQYHPSPFERSFSAVSPICSQVGDGMDMS, encoded by the coding sequence ATGGAGGTCTGTGGCAAATCTGGAGTAGCAGGGCCTGCTAAGGTTATTTTTCTGTCAACTATTCTGGGCCGTGACGGGTCAATTCCTGTTCACAAATGCGACTGGAAGTGTGAAAATGAACATGTCTGTGGTAATATGTATCGCTGCAAACTAACTGGACTCACTCACATCTGTGACAAGAACTGTAACCAGAGGATTCTGTATGACAACCACAGCTCACTCTGCCGGGCAAGTGGTCAAATTTTTCCCCTTTCAGCAGCTGAGGAGCAGGCAGTGAGAGGTGTCCGGAGGAAACTTGACTCGGAGAATTCACCTACTGATAGCTGTGGTTTTAAGCGCAGACGGGATGCACAGTACCATCCTTCTCCTTTCGAGAGATCCTTCTCTGCTGTCAGTCCAATCTGCAGCCAAGTTGGAGATGGCATGGATATGAGCTAG
- the LOC125421647 gene encoding UNC93-like protein 1, with the protein MMSFHADQQEQQPMQLPNNKSTFRHNSPLFQVVVIGLVCFCCPGMYNALAGIGGFGQVDPTASNNSLTALFATFAVVGVLGGGINNILGPRLALFSSCLTYVLFVASFLYYNHQQKQGFAIVAGAILGVGAGLLWAAQGAIVTSYPPPDRKGTYISIFWCLFNLGGVIGSLIPFFLNFHRSRATSVNDATYIGFMCLMSAGALLSLAILPPGKVVRDDGTLCTNKNQYSNVCTEAVEIVKLFMNWKMLLIFPGAWSSTFFYTYLFNNVNGVLFNLRTRGLNNLVFWGAEMLGSVGIGYLMDFSFKSRRTRGFVGIGVVSLLGTAIWGGAFANQLRYSRHDLPDKKLDFAGSGVDFAGPFLLYFSFGLLDAMFQSLVYWILGCLANDSETLGRYAGFFKGVQSAGAAVAWQVDAKKVSFMSQLLVNWSLTTVGYPLLVVLVMLAVKDDNNTEEGTTKEEVTLPPSANHPDSVN; encoded by the exons ATGATGAGTTTCCATGCAGAccaacaagaacaacaacctaTGCAACTACCAAACAACAAATCTACTTTCAGACACAACTCTCCTCTGTTTCAAGTAGTCGTTATTGGGTTGGTCTGCTTTTGCTGTCCCGGCATGTACAACGCCCTCGCAGGCATCGGAGGCTTTGGTCAGGTTGACCCCACTGCCTCCAACAACTCCCTCACTGCCCTCTTCGCTACATTCGCTGTCGTCGGAGTACTTGGCGGCGGCATCAACAACATCCTCGGTCCCCGTCTCGCTCTCTTCTCTTCATGCCTAACATACGTCCTCTTTGTTGCCTCTTTCCTCTACTACAACCACCAGCAGAAACAGGGCTTCGCCATTGTCGCCGGAGCTATTCTCGGTGTCGGAGCAGGCCTTCTTTGGGCAGCTCAAGGCGCCATCGTGACGTCGTATCCGCCGCCTGATCGAAAGGGGACTTATATCTCGATTTTCTGGTGTCTGTTCAACTTGGGAGGTGTTATTGGTAGCTTGATTCCATTCTTTCTCAACTTCCACAGAAGCAGAGCTACCTCTGTTAATGATGCTACTTATATTGGTTTCATGTGCCTCATGTCGGCCGGAGCACTTCTGTCGTTGGCGATTTTGCCTCCCGGTAAGGTGGTTCGCGACGACGGGACTTTATGTACTAATAAAAACCAGTACTCCAATGTGTGCACTGAAGCTGTTGAGATTGTCAAGCTGTTTATGAATTGGAAGATGCTTCTCATATTCCCTGGAGCTTGGTCTAGCACTTTCTTCTACACTTACCTGTTCAACAATGTCAATGGGGTTTTGTTTAATTTGAGGACTAGAGGATTGAACAACCTGGTTTTCTGGGGTGCTGAGATGTTAGGCTCCGTTGGGATTGGATATTTGATGGATTTCAGTTTCAAGAGTAGGAGGACCAGGGGTTTTGTCGGGATTGGAGTGGTTTCTCTCCTTGGGACTGCCATTTGGGGAGGTGCATTTGCCAACCAGCTAAGGTATTCTCGCCATGATTTGCCGGACAAGAAGCTCGATTTTGCAGGTTCAGGTGTTGATTTTGCAGGACCATTCCTGTTGTATTTCAGTTTTGGTTTGCTTGATGCCATGTTCCAGAGCTTGGTTTACTGGATTCTTGGATGCTTGGCAAATGACTCTGAAACACTTGGCAG GTATGCGGGCTTCTTTAAGGGAGTGCAGAGTGCTGGCGCAGCGGTTGCTTGGCAAGTTGATGCAAAGAAAGTATCTTTCATGTCCCAGTTGCTTGTGAATTGGTCTCTCACTACGGTGGGTTATCCGTTACTAGTAGTCCTGGTCATGTTGGCTGTGAAGGATGACAATAACACTGAAGAAGGAACAACCAAAGAGGAGGTTACTCTTCCACCATCTGCCAACCACCCTGATTCTgttaattaa
- the LOC107414953 gene encoding uncharacterized protein LOC107414953, with the protein MEKRLLDYVLVPSGLSVMVAYHVWLLYRIVKQPTKTVVGVNAINRRFWVSGMMEDPLKTGVLAVQTLRNNIMASTLLASTAIMLSSLIAVLMTSGSKDRSTFFVFGDRSDFSFSIKFFCILVCFLVAFLLNVQSIRYYSHASILINVPFKKMLQDQHHHHLTVEYVARNVNRGSYFWSLGLRAFYFSFPLFLWIFGLIPMFFSCFVLVFMLYFLDATFEFGWGIGVSDEDQYKDEELGK; encoded by the exons ATGGAGAAGAGGCTTTTGGATTACGTTTTAGTTCCTTCAGGGCTCTCTGTCATGGTTGCATACCATGTTTGGCTTCTGTATCGAATTGTCAAGCAACCCACCAAGACTGTTGTTGGTGTCAATGCCATCAATCGCCGCTTCTGGGTTAGTGGTATGATGGAG GATCCACTAAAGACTGGTGTTCTTGCAGTCCAAACGCTTAGAAACAACATAATGGCATCGACCCTATTGGCATCAACAGCAATCATGCTTAGTTCCCTCATTGCCGTGTTGATGACAAGTGGAAGCAAAGACAGATCGACTTTCTTTGTATTTGGTGACAGAAGCGATTTTAGCTTCTCTATCAAATTCTTCTGCATATTGGTTTGTTTCTTGGTGGCATTCCTTTTGAACGTGCAGTCTATTAGGTACTATAGCCATGCAAGCATCCTCATCAATGTTCCTTTCAAGAAGATGCTTCAGGATCAACATCATCACCATCTCACTGTTGAATATGTTGCAAGGAATGTGAATAGGGGTAGCTACTTCTGGTCTCTTGGATTGCGTGCCTTCTACTTCTCTTTCCCTTTGTTTCTTTGGATCTTTGGGCTTATTCCCATGTTCTTTTCTTGCTTTGTTTTGGTTTTCATGCTTTATTTCCTTGATGCCACCTTTGAATTTGGGTGGGGTATTGGGGTTTCAGATGAGGATcaatacaaagatgaggaactCGGGAAGTGA
- the LOC107414943 gene encoding uncharacterized protein LOC107414943 yields the protein MIVDVGGAALGAAITLLYDAVKEMTKKNIMFKPSLRSLMATLEILKPLMKEVKQLNELLTQRIQESAYYESQIKEGEKHIRKCSRVGRYNILNKSYYTNKLLELDQNLKSLIISLSSARDCKETLIGVNKILELLPASGLSAVDSNEMLDLLRKIFDMIQRSQGINIAESHRVTSMLSSNTSTPPLPPPKPKEPLPPPPPPPPLTPPNVKAPPPPSPPPPFSDNNSNVSNNIDNYGSAPGKSQSQNINEGQDNVAVELHGGIRLAHPFRTLFDVVREVKDKALMFKPILNKLEARLRVMAPLLMEIQRVDRELDLPESEAADIMLEMEKGTALVRKCSKIHWFKLCIKPYYTGMLLELDDTLCRLLQILQVQAARDMKKNLVLVREMQAKITGVGSNTIAGRNQILSRASSIVSLSPTALRG from the exons atgattGTGGATGTTGGAGGAGCTGCTCTTGGAGCAGCAATTACATTGCTGTACGATGCGGTAAAAGAAATGACTAAAAAGAACATAATGTTCAAGCCGTCCCTGAGGAGCCTCATGGCAACGCTAGAAATTTTGAAACCGCTGATGAAAGAGGTGAAACAGTTAAACGAATTACTGACTCAACGAATACAAGAATCAGCATATTACGAGTCTCAGATAAAGGAAGGGGAGAAGCACATCCGCAAGTGCTCCAGGGTTGGTCGGTATAACATTTTGAACAAGTCATACTACACCAACAAGCTGCTGGAATTGGATCAGAACCTCAAGTCGTTGATAATATCTTTGTCGTCAGCAAGGGATTGCAAGGAGACGTTGATTGGGGTAAACAAAATATTGGAGTTGTTGCCAGCTTCTGGGTTGTCAGCAGTGGATTCCAATGAGATGTTGGATTTGTTACGCAAAATTTTTGACATGATCCAGCGAAGCCAAGGCATTAATATTGCCGAATCTCATCGGGTTACATCAATGCTTTCCAGTAACACTAGTACTCCACCTCTGCCTCCGCCTAAGCCTAAGGAACCCCTgcctccacctccacctccgCCACCTCTAACTCCGCCGAATGTTAAGGCACCTCCACCTCCGTCTCCGCCTCCGCCGTTCTCAGACAACAACTCAAACGTTAGTAACAATATTGATAATTACGGATCTGCTCCGggaaaaagtcaaagtcaaaatATTAATGAAGGCCAAg ATAATGTGGCAGTGGAACTTCATGGAGGGATTCGTCTTGCTCATCCATTCCGAACATTATTTGATGTGGTTAGAGAAGTTAAAGACAAGGCTTTGATGTTCAAACCCATCCTCAATAAACTCGAAGCCAGGTTACGAGTTATGGCTCCACTGCTCATGGAGATTCAAAGAGTTGACAGGGAACTGGATCTGCCAGAAAGTGAAGCGGCAGATATTATGTTAGAAATGGAGAAGGGGACAGCGCTAGTTCGAAAGTGCTCCAAGATTCATTGGTTTAAGTTATGCATAAAGCCTTACTACACCGGGATGTTGCTTGAATTGGATGACACTCTATGTAGGTTGCTTCAGATACTACAGGTTCAGGCAGCAAGAGATATGAAGAAGAACTTGGTTCTCGTACGGGAAATGCAAGCCAAAATCACTGGAGTTGGAAGCAATACTATTGCAGGACGTAATCAGATTCTTTCAAGGGCTTCATCCATTGTATCTCTAAGTCCCACAGCTCTCAGAGGATGA